GATTTTCTATTTTCTAGATATATCATGTGACAATAAGAGCGTTGTTTTGTTCTTTCAGGTTGATGGAAAACTACACCAACAACAGCTTCAAACTCCAGCTCGAGGGGTTTAATCTTTCAAAAGATTCTATGTACCCTatgtttctcctcttctttttctcctaCATGTTCTTAATGGTTGTAAATGTAGGCATCGCTGTTCTGGTTTTCATTGACAAAAACCTTCACCAGCCCATGTATCTCCTTTTTTGCAACCTGCCCATCAATGATATACTTGGAAATTCTATCTTGGTGCCTCGTCTGCTTATGGACATGTTGAGGCCTCCCTCCGAACGTCTCATCAGTTATCACGAGTGTGTGGTGCAAGCTTTCACCATACACATGTCTGGTACCGCTAGTGTTACAGTGCTCATGATTATGGCCTTTGACAGATATGTGGCCATCTGTAATCCCCTGCGCTATGCAACCATAATGACCAACAAAATGGTGATCAAGTTAATTGTTTCTGCCTGGGGAGTGGCCTTCGTTTTGATCGGGATTCTGCTCGGTCTGACTATACGACTGAACCGATGCAGGACTCTGATCACAAACCCTTATTGTGACAATGCCGGGTTGTTTAAACTCTCCTGTGACAATGTGTTTATCAATAATGCCTATGGCCTCACTTTCACTGTAGTCCTGTTCACAGGTTCTATAGGCAGCATGATTGTCACTTATACTAACATTGCAGTAGTCTGCCTGACCAGTAAGAACAAGTCTTTGAACAGTAAAGCCTTGAAGACCTGCAGCACTCATCTGGTTGTGTATCTGATCATGTTGTTATGTGCAATTTCAAATGTAACTCTGCATCGCTTTTCTCAGTTCACAGACTACAGAAAACTCAGTAGAATTTTGTTTCATATCGTCCCTGGCTGCCTCAATCCCATCGTTTATGGTGTGCAGTCCAAAGAGATACGGAAATTCTTGTCTAAGTTGTTTGAACCCAAGAAAATGTTGCCATCATAATAAAGACAAGTTCCAATGTTTATTTGTAAATGTATCAACACAATTAATATAAAAGTTGAACGTAGTCTTCCGTACTGTATTTCATGATCTTGTGTTTGTCCCAGTAtttgacaggctcagattgttactATAAGGAAAGGACCTTACAGAAAAattaaacctttttcttaccacaggcgcagtttgcgttggttcagggggctcactgaaaccttaaaaatgcatattatgttttttataataacgccgaattcataatttattataatgatgaataatatcgaccttgttgtgtcttcttattgacagaatgagaaaccaacaagataagaagatagatttgtggtattttttatttacttatagcctGATAACATCGGACAGTCTGTCCATACGCCCTgtggactaacatcatcacacatgtatacagtagggctcattggatccacaagagtctcagctttacagtgatacccaatttatgtaattcaagactgttgaAGGACCCCAGTataaagaaatattcaaatacaccatttttagaatatctagtttcatatgataactgTGTTAGTAAATAGTTGTCGCACTCTGGTCGGAACTGGCTACTATGATGCTACactatgattggccagtctgtgttttagtttgtgtactttgttattttatagaaaagaaaagaaagaaaacattgtAGAAAAACTTGGATTCAGGCATTTATTTCTTAATGCAATGCATAGCTATTCAATTGTGAAGCATATAAATTGGAttgattttaataattttatgtaattcaagtgtcTAGGATTATCTAGGAAAATACATGTATTGGATTGGGACTTGGTATTGGCACATACTCAATATTAAATGACTCCAATCGGAATCGGGGGGCAGAAAAACCTGATCAGGACATCCCTAGTTACTTTACTCTGGAATAGAGATCAAACTCAACAGTAAAACAACATAAGGTCTTCCATTTAACCACATAAACACAAAACTAGAGGACAGCAGAAGTGAAATCTCACATCCATCACAAAGTGACACAACAAAGTGCACATGTAGTGtcttctttttacatttcattatttCAATTAACAGCTTCTATTTCTACAAAATGTCACAGGTAACATTCTTACTGTTACCAGCTGTACTGAGGTGCATGAAAAAATCACTGagtcagaaaaacaacaataagaaACTTTCTGTCTAGCACAACAGTCTTCAGGGTTAAAAAAGCAATAATTTCCTCTGGGAAAACCTTGATCATTACCTAAATACATTATGTAATCTTCATGGGATTAATGAAAGCTGTCAACAAGCTTGTTATGTGGAAactcattataaacatactgtGTTTTTGCCATCTTATAGTTATGTTGGAGCACAGACGATAACATTTTTACTGCTCTCTTGGTGATGTATGAATACGTACCCTTTTTGTGTCACCCCAAGTAAAGTGAGACATGATActgaattatttcattattatcttCACAATTAAttcctcaaaaaaaaaactgagataGCAGGATACTTAACGGGTGTTTTATTCATCATATTCAGATAACATATACATTAATATTCACATCCATGACGATCATGAATCATTCCAGCACAACAGCACATAGGTCGCTTTTAGTCCCAAGACTGTTGTCTTCATCACTATACAGTGCGTTGGTTAGCCTTTAGCATGTTGCAGTTAGCATAATTGCTAACTACTTGTTTGCCATATAGggtattggtgccttcaaattaaactcttgaactcatgtttataacatgggaagtcgtgtacacgatatgcttggcgttcaagtggttaagtcgtaaAGAacgccgctgctaagcaacaacaacattaacgttactgttggcATCTAAAAGGCACAGAGaataacaatttagcaagctagcaagtgggtaacataatgtagTAAATGTAAAGGCGTAATGACAGAAGAAAAAGATGTGGTCGTTGGGaatttttataaaatgataaagaaaaacaatatacacttaaaattacaatatgttaacttattatgcaccgaaaaaataacttatatggcctccgccatttctgacaacatcaacaaacacgtcacaactcgtgaactctgagctttcagaaacttttcacgtcgtgaatacgacatgagggggggcgttcatatggactcttctcgtaaacacagtaaacaccACAACATTTGAAGGCAATATGAAAAATCATACAATTTCTAAATGAGTTTTTGGGAAAGACAGTGTTTTTAATCTAAAATGGACGTCAAGACACCTGGATGTTCAGTTGCCTTTTCTCTCTCAATTTTGTGGGCGTCCAGTTAGCAGATTGGCAGGTTTTCTGTCCCAGTCAGGACACTGGGTTGAGGTCTTTCGTGggtaaaacagcagcaggtctTAACCTGCTCAGAGTCCTCCTGATGGACTCTCGCAGCTCCTTGTTCCTCAGACTGTAAATCATCGGGTTTAGGAAAGGAGTCAGAGCGGAGAACAGCACAGACACAATGATACGAACctagaacaaaaacaaatatagatTGAACAAATTTCATTGAACACACAAGACATGAATGTCCGGCAATCCATTCAGTAGTTGTTGACATATTTTAGTACAGGCCAAAGTAGTGGACAGACTGAAAGTCCAACATTTCCATCTATAGAGCCACACTGCTAGCGTGGCGAGTATTCAAATCCCACACTCATTTTAGCAATTTCCCATCTGATATCTGTGCAGTGGGTTTGATCTGTTTGTTCAGAGTCCTTCGATCCAACAAACTGTCTGTTGTTGAATGTAACAGAAATTACAAACTTAGGCCAAATGATATAAACTTAAATATCTCCATGACAACTCAACAACTTCATCTGCTGAGCAAGGCCACgggatgtggttgaaagctttgGAAACATAAAGTAAGTGGACCTAATGTTAAGATTTCTGATCAAGCTGCTGCTCCAAAGGTCAAGAATGAGCCTTCAATCAGTCTCGTTTTAAATACTGGTGCTGAATACAGGACTTTAACTGTCATTTTTGATGGACATATGTAAGACATGtactaaaaaaaaaggtaaatattAAAGCTGGTTGATTTGTCTCGTACCTCTGGGGAAAAATTTCCCACACGGTAGGAGATGTAAACACACGAGGACGAACTATAAGAGATGGACACCACAGTCAGGTGGGCGGCACACGTCCCGAAGGCCTTCAGCCTCTGAGCAACACCCATCCTCGATATGGAAACGCCAATCAGGATGTAGGAGGTGAGGATGAGGACTCCTGTGGTCAGAAGTGCCAGTATGGCGAAGGAAATGGACACAATGTTATCTACTCTGGTGTTGCCGCACACCAGCCGCCTTACAGCTGACAGGTCGCACCAGCCATTCCTCACCACATTTGGGCCGCAGTAAGACCGCTGCCAGGTCATGGAGGTGGCAGGCAGCGTGCAGAATATACTGAAGCTCCAGGCTCCTGCGATGAGCAGCAGCCGGATCTGTCGGGTCATGACGGCAGTGTAGCGCAGAGGATTGCAGATGGCCACATAGCGGTCGTACGCCATGACAGTCAGAATGGCATAGTTAGTAACACCTAGCTGAATGAAGAAATGCATCTGGATGAAGCAGCCTGGGACGGAAATGGTATTCAGATCTGTCAGGAGGCCAGATAGCATTTTCGGGATGGCGGTGGTGGTGAAGAGGATGTCCACGAAGGAGAGGTTGtagagaaagaaatacatggGAGAGTTGAGCTTCGAATCAGTCaatgcctgaaaaaaaaatggcagcAATTACATTTCAGTAAGACCGAGGCAAtatgcccttttcacagcagccattttgacatgtcaggtgtaattgataaaataaattctggtccagtgagccagcatgcacaacaccAGGGCCCTGacccacctaaatggaacagggccataattaatgttattaattacacctgtgtttaccctgcaaagAAATTAAATCATAACTATATAGACGGCTCTGTTTTGTACCACATAGATGATCATGCTGTTTCCTCCCAGGATGATGATGTAACCAAGAAGCAGGATGACAAAAACAATCATCTTTTTCTGGCCAAGGTTGGCGAGGCCCTGAATGATGAAGAAAGTGACGCCTTCAGGCCCCCAGGTGCCGTTAAGAGAGCTGGATCTGTGATTGGTCGACAAGGAAAGGTATGAGTCTGAAGAAAGAGTGAGGTAAGAGAAGCGTCAGTGTTtaggcccaatcccaatgtccacactcagactcacagactttgaggcgTCCATGACGGTTTAGGGCCGTCCCACTGTTAAATCCTTAAGTGCTTGAGGGagacattttgagccctttTTGCACACTTTCTGTACGTCTGCATTTCTGCAGATTTTGCCTGAGGGAATTTCCCACAATTCATAGTGTTGTGAcgttaaacacagggttacGAGGGGAAACCTGGTGGgataaaaaaggtaaacaaagaggACGGCACATCAGAgtgttaaattatattaaatttacaCAGTAACACTACATcaacattaaagtggcagtaggcagtatattttggcATCAATAGGAATGTTGGAtaggaacttggcgttccttcaagagatttcccggagatttcacaatggcagccgtgtcacaaactttctcattttacagctaaaccgtgcactacaaaatgattctgaaaacatttgaggagagaaataggcattaacgtaacataatattgattcatatttgatcagctggcctagtttgaccgtttggtcggagttggcgagtgattgacagcagacctcagatcagctcatactgcttgtttttttccggtctgtgaaatcttgcagatgccattaggagcacaggaggacacagaggcacatgattttttcaggttacctgtttcatgcactactttcaggatatagcgactgtGATAGCgaaaaatacataataacatatttgcttcaatctcacccacttcagctttaaggatttaagatggtacATAAAAAGCATAGGCATTACCTCTCGTCTCGTAAGGCAAGAGCCTGGAAGACGTTAAAATCAGACAGTAAAAAAACATTCGTAAATAAAAACTGACAATTGTATATTACATGTTTTGGGTATTTTCAAGGTGACGTGATATGTCGAcgcaaagtgctgtcccatttTGTATGTATACCATACATACATATTTCCATCCCCATTATTCATACAGATGTAGAGAAATACATTGTGTTGTACTAAATATAGTCCAGGTCCTATTTAACAGCTTCAAGTTGGTGACATTTCCTGATTTTATGAGAATTGATtataaacacagaaaatgacGCATTCATTTTATAACAGTTTGTTCATAGAAGATATCTAACTCCCAGTATACATGCACACTTGAAACCAATCTCTTCTGATAGTCTAACTGACCACAAATGTAAGTAGATCTGTGAGAAGCTTTTTTCGTACAGAAGGAAATTATattcactttatgataaccgtcatttataaatggtaaattgatagttaaaatttagttaatagttattttacgaaattataataatgttaactaattattagtaatgctataatttatgttattttaacagtttattgtttaaCACATTATACCATTTCATATActatatttacaaaaatgtgttaatgattaagatattatttgtaacccattaagaaattgtttgtaaaacatctataaacatcacgTAGATAGATATTCgtaacactttgttaaaggttaataactggtttgtaaaCGTCTATAAATATCATTTGGATGGCTATGAAGTTAAAACTGATGATTATactaccttgttaaatggttaatagattctttgtaaagcatctataaatattatttatataaatagttAATGCTTTGTCAAttgttaataattggtttctggtccatctatctctatgtaatgtttagaaatgttttacaaacaatttcttaaaagtttacaaatcatttggtaatcattaacaaatacttaatatggtatataaaatgttataatgtgtacaacaataaactgttattaaatattttactaatgtaatcagactGTAATTTGTATTGTCTCCATTCCgttatgatacaatatataatgcagttatttcacattacacattaattataacattactaataataagtaaacattattcattatcatttcattgtttaacagtaaaataacaattaattgagtttaattaactacaaatttagcatttataaaagatgattaccataaagtgttacctatatttatacatatactatataacatatattatggtaatttctgtattttgttACCTTTATGAAAGGGAAAATTTAGCACTGCAGTACTTTTCTATATGGTCacaaaaaatgaagaaatatcATCAAGTATTGGTTCATTTtgcaataattataattttttgacACATTTAGCAGTATGTGTAAAAAccaattaaaaagtaaaatcaaTGTCAACACAGCGGATTAATGATCTGTATTTGACAAAGCTCACGGTCTGTCTGAGATCTGTGTAAATGCCACAAAATTAAGGTGTAGATGCTTCTTTTACCCTCAAGTCAAGTATATTTTAAGCTCTAACACCTCAAACATGCTGCTTCCACTTCAAAATCACTTATTTACCGTATTCGATATACAACAAACCACACAAATGTGGTTAGGAGCTAAAACATTGTACCATAAGAGCAGTTACAATTAAGTTTGTATGCAAATATAATAAGTGAAAAACAATTCAGCACCGATATAAATGCAGACTTTCTCTAATAAAGTTGTGAAAATATTATGTAAATGCCTTCAATCATTGACAAAAACTACAATGAAGCActgaaaaaatacagttttcaagGGATGAATTAAGACCATATGAATGTTGTCATACATTTTAACTGTAACATCAATGTTATACATTATCTACTATGTTAATAACATTTCTGTTGTGCTTACAATTGAAAAGATATTTCTGATAGGTGTACATTATATGACAGTGTGAAATTTGATATTACTGAACATCATCAGAACAGTATGCCACTCAACCAGCAACACATAATAATaagcagagaaaaacacacagacctCTGGAGCTTTCAGGTGAAATATTAAACGGCAAAAGCTCCATCTCTcctcagcagacagacagacggacggacagacagttGAATAGATGCGTGGATGTAGACAAGGTTACTGTCAATAGACAACAAGTGAAGAATAATTACAcagcaaaaatgaaaaagtctGTATGTGACTTCATCGGTGCACAAGCTCAATTTGACAGCACAAAATACAAAGTTAAAACATAAAAAGCTCTACAACTGCAGACAACAAAACACTTCTTCagatttatctttttaaaaGTGCAAATAACTGGAAATAGTTAATAAATAAGATAGTATTATCTTACCTGAATATGTGAATCAGACTTTGCGCTGCTCAGGTTTAGTCAGATGTAAGCAGAACTTTATCCACGTCCACATTTTGCCTTTTCAAGAGCAACTGACCTTTTTTCTGGTTATAATGGAGATTATGGTGAGACCAAACAACGTTAATTACACAAAATGACATCAGATCCCattcattaaaaacataaattgtACACAGGATGGCAAAAGAATACCAAAGGGACCTATTTTAGTGACTTCTGTGGTTATAAACAAGCACctgaaaagaaaacataaacataattgtccttgttgccatggtaacaacTTGAATCTACTAATTAACGATTAATTATAGAAGTTCTAACTTTAATTGcttgtgcagtgtgtgtaattGTGTGTAGTCGTATGTGTTGTTGATTCTTTGAGCACAAGTTGGACAGTATCAGTTAGTCTGAACTTTGAGATTCATCAAAGTTTCACAGTTAAATATAATTGCATTTATacgtacaaaaataaatgacaacaaatTAGACCAATTGATGAACCTCAGATCAAGCAGGAGCAATGCGGATTCCTTCCTTGCCATGGAGGGGggtggtggggtggggggtATCATGAGAGTTTGCCAATCCATTCTACATGTGATTCGTGGACTTTGAGAAGGCACATAACCGTGTGCCCTTGGAAATCCTGTTGGGGATACTGCGAGAGTATGGGGTACCCAGGCCGAGCTATGAGCCATCTGGTCCTTATATAACTAATAAAAGTGAGAGTTGTGTCCGTATTCTCagcacaaagtcaaacacattttttggttGATGTTCGGCTCTtcgcagatgatgtggttctgtttggCTCATCACACCTGAACATCAACCATTAAAATTGTAGGAAAAAGTAGGAATGTTACCTGTGACATTTGGTAGAAATAGAAGTTTTTTATTGAAAgaattaaattttaaaaagaAGACACTACATGTGCACTTTGTTGTGTCACTTGGCGATGGATGTGAGATTTCACATACTTCTAGTGTCTCTAgttttgtgtttatgtgatTAAATGGAAGACCTtatgttgttttacttttgagtTTGATCTTTATTCCAGAGTAACATAACTAGGGATGTCCTGATCAAGTTTTTGTGCCCCCGATTCAAATCTGAGTCATTAAATATTGAGTATGTGCCAATACCGAGTCCCGATCCGATACCTGTATTTTCCTAGATAATACAGTTGCACAGTGGACACTTGAATGacattaaagttattaaaatctATCCAATGTAtatgcttgacaattgaatagCTCTGCATTGCATTAAGAAATAAATGCCTGAATCCAAGTTGttcctcaaagtttttttactttcttttttataaaataacaaagTAATTCTAAAACTATTTTATATGGCTCTGATCACAATTCcactacattttatttgtttttacaaaaagtaaacaaacaaaaatatgtatttaaatatCTCTTATCAATCCCACTTAGTGGAATATTGTAATAAAACACTCAAAATGAGTATTATAATCACAATTGACCCTTTGCTAAGTCCCTCCCCTCAaacgcagactggccaatcatagtGGCCAGCTCCGACCAGGGTCCGACAACTATCCGGCTCTGACCCGGTTGCACTGATGCTGAAGCATTAAGAAAAACTAACTACTAAACATATCAGCATGACAGCACACCTAGCCGCTGCCGTACTTGACACTAAATTTCCAGGAAAACATTGGAGCAAAACCCTACAATATTGATGCAAAGtggattattttgttttgtggacttggttTTAATGAATGGTTGGAAGAGGAAGTAAGGAATTAAGTCAGTATGTCCTGGTCAACTTCTTGGGCAAATGTTTACAGAACAATCTGAAAACACCAAGCGGAAAActaatttctctctctctgtcaagcACGACGGACTCGGTGCCAGGTACAGTATAATGGTTCCTTTAATAACTGCCAGTAAAAAGTTCctaaaatgctgtggtggtcttttacttttaataagtACATTATAAGTTATAAGTAGAGCTTTCAAATTTAACGCGATAAGGCGTTAacccaaatttgttttaacgccactaatttctctaacacattaacgcaatcgatcttttggaggttgtagcgggctttaAAGCAAGACTGataacatatgaaactagtaaacctaaggaatctattggtatcaaccatgtcacactagcttgtcgagaaggaggctaaataacgctccaaacttgcgctaaattttggcgaggaaaaactgtcatggccatgttcaaaggagtcccttgacctctgacttcaagatatgtgaatgaacagtcccatgttgataagaataataaatgcttgacaaatctccctttaaggtacattttgaaaagataaaaaatgtgcgattcatttgcgattaatcatgattaactattttcATCAAttcacagccctagttataaatAAGTATAAGTTTCAAcaacaaataatatatataacatataataggctaatatatattattataccaTATATTCAAATAGGCCTAAGGCTTAACTCTGCTCAGCTTTGATGTTATAAGGCGCTCTGGCATCCTCCATCAGCTGCGCCGGTGAGTTGATGATATGGTGCCACTAGCttaaaaatacatgtaaaatctgttgatggaaaaaatatttgtttagcAGATATATTAATTACAACAAGAGTGAGCTAGCAAGGCAGTTTTGTGGTTATATGTGTTATTTAGTCAGTTTGTGAAATTCCACTGACTATACGACTGAACCGATGCAGGACTCTGATCACAAACCCTTATTGTGACAATGCCGGGTTGTTTAAACTCTCCTGTGACAGTGTGTTTATTAATAATGTCTATGGCCTCACTTTCACAGTAGTCCTGTTCACAGGTTCTATAGGCAGCATGATTCTCATTTATACTAACTTTGCAGTAGTCTGTCTGACCAGTAATAACAAGTCTTTGAACAGTAAAGCCTTGAAGACCTGCAGCACTCATCTGGTTGTGTATCTGATCATGGTGATTAGTGCAATTTCAAACGTAACCCTGCATCGCTTCCCTCAGTTCACAGACTACAGAAAACTCAGTAGAATTTTATTTCATATCGTCCCCGGCTGCCTCAATCCCATTGTTTATGGTGTGCAGTACAAAGAGATACGAAAATTCTTGTCTAAGTTGTCTGAACCCAAGAAAGTTTTGCCATCGTAATAAAGACAAATTCCAATGTTTATTTGTAAACGTATCAacacaaataatataaaacttGAACATAGACTTCAGTACTGTATTTCATGATCTTGTGTTTGTCACAGTGtttgacaggctcagattgttaatataagtgtctgacaacattaaaggtcacatattatataataataatactacacTTTTTCTAGGCTAGTTCCCAGATACATCGTACAGACAGAAATCCCTGCTTtttaatagaaaacaaaaatgcGGACGTGGAGAGTTTTCTCAGCATTACATGGGACAAGTCTGTGAGGAAGATTTAACTGTTTagagaccccagtatgcagaaatattcaaatacaccatttttagaatatatCGTTTCTtatgatatctgtgtcttcactcaagccctaaaactgaacctgctagagcctctgaaagacagtaaaagtTAGTAAATAGTTGTTGGACCCTGGTCGGAGCTGGCTACTATGATACTACACTATGAGTGGccagtgtgtgttttagtttgtttactttgttattttataaaaaaagaaaataaaaaaaacattgaggaACAACTTGGATTCAGGCATTTATTTCTTAATGCAATGCAGAGCTATTCAATTGTCAAACATATAAATTGGATtgattttaataactttaatgtaattcaagtgtcTAGGATTATCTAGGAAAATACATGTATTGGATTGGGACCCGGTATTGGCACATACTCAATATTAAATGACACGATCAGGACATCCCTCATTATGGAATAAAGATCAAACTCAACAGTAAAACAACATAAggtcttttctcttttctttcatttaatCACATAAACAAAAAACTAGAGGACAGTAGAAGGGAAATCTCACATCCATCACAAAGTGACACAACAAAGTGCACATGTAGTGtcttctttttacatttcattctTTCAATAAACAGCTTCTATTTCTAC
This portion of the Sebastes fasciatus isolate fSebFas1 chromosome 1, fSebFas1.pri, whole genome shotgun sequence genome encodes:
- the LOC141777943 gene encoding olfactory receptor 8G17-like translates to MENYTNNSFKLQLEGFNLSKDSMYPMFLLFFFSYMFLMVVNVGIAVLVFIDKNLHQPMYLLFCNLPINDILGNSILVPRLLMDMLRPPSERLISYHECVVQAFTIHMSGTASVTVLMIMAFDRYVAICNPLRYATIMTNKMVIKLIVSAWGVAFVLIGILLGLTIRLNRCRTLITNPYCDNAGLFKLSCDNVFINNAYGLTFTVVLFTGSIGSMIVTYTNIAVVCLTSKNKSLNSKALKTCSTHLVVYLIMLLCAISNVTLHRFSQFTDYRKLSRILFHIVPGCLNPIVYGVQSKEIRKFLSKLFEPKKMLPS
- the LOC141778428 gene encoding olfactory receptor 10J4-like; this encodes MDASKSSSLNGTWGPEGVTFFIIQGLANLGQKKMIVFVILLLGYIIILGGNSMIIYVALTDSKLNSPMYFFLYNLSFVDILFTTTAIPKMLSGLLTDLNTISVPGCFIQMHFFIQLGVTNYAILTVMAYDRYVAICNPLRYTAVMTRQIRLLLIAGAWSFSIFCTLPATSMTWQRSYCGPNVVRNGWCDLSAVRRLVCGNTRVDNIVSISFAILALLTTGVLILTSYILIGVSISRMGVAQRLKAFGTCAAHLTVVSISYSSSSCVYISYRVGNFSPEVRIIVSVLFSALTPFLNPMIYSLRNKELRESIRRTLSRLRPAAVLPTKDLNPVS